In one Silene latifolia isolate original U9 population chromosome 10, ASM4854445v1, whole genome shotgun sequence genomic region, the following are encoded:
- the LOC141607797 gene encoding uncharacterized protein LOC141607797, with the protein MTTLPKDAGGLGIKKAKTWNWAAVGKLVNWVYNKADRLRIKWISNVYLKTQDWHSYSPPADSPWTWKNICKIKEKLKEGFIENCWMPNEKGYTLKNGYVWLSTQQPKLDWCSLVWNSWNIPKHSIITWLIMQEGLNVKTRLFQFGYCEDNLCLFCGELPETIAHLFYDCIYSCKIREALAVWLGRSFPGLTELRNGRKNSMQWKATPILFNVYLYTIWHQRNNTRIQLSVLRPELVASQV; encoded by the coding sequence ATGACTACTCTCCCTAAGGATGCTGGTGGCCTTGGTATTAAGAAGGCTAAGACTTGGAACTGGGCAGCTGTAGGGAAGCTAGTGAATTGGGTGTACAACAAAGCTGACAGATTACGGATAAAGTGGATAAGTAATGTCTATCTGAAAACTCAGGACTGGCACTCTTATTCTCCCCCTGCGGATTCTCCTTGGACTTGGAAAAATATATGCAAGATTAAGGAGAAACTGAAGGAGGGATTTATTGAGAATTGCTGGATGCCTAATGAGAAAGGTTACACTCTCAAGAATGGATATGTATGGCTCTCTACTCAACAACCTAAACTGGATTGGTGTTCACTGGTATGGAACAGCTGGAACATACCCAAACACTCAATCATTACCTGGCTTATAATGCAGGAGGGGTTAAATGTTAAAACCAGACTATTTCAATTTGGCTACTGTGAGGACAATCTGTGCTTATTCTGTGGGGAGCTACCTGAAACAATAGCTCATCTGTTCTATGATTGTATCTACAGCTGCAAAATCAGGGAAGCTCTTGCTGTCTGGCTGGGGAGATCCTTCCCTGGTCTCACTGAGCTTCGGAATGGTAGGAAAAACAGTATGCAATGGAAAGCAACGCCTATATTGTTTAATGTCTATCTCTATACTATCTGGCACCAGAGAAATAATACGAGGATTCAGCTGTCAGTCCTGAGACCTGAACTTGTAGCATCTCAAGTTTAG